Proteins found in one Allorhodopirellula heiligendammensis genomic segment:
- a CDS encoding ABC transporter permease: protein MNLKTLISRELLERKTQMVTIVFGIFLGITTVVAIETISHYSEKAVARELDTLGANILVLPKSATLQDYYTADMQDEVIPEEYVLRLTMSDAQGVDNLSPKLSMPIELQGRNFTLTGILPKSEFTAKAAWAGAGIFSQHIGCGAIELAGEEKEEDKQALVRKRVIETLEPNEALVGHDTATILGISDGDTLQLKGETFNVIAVLPETGTVDDSRIFAHLHKVQEMSGKGEVVNCIEIIGCCKEISAGLVGKINELLPDAKVVTVTQVVATQAKINTMMESLSLAFLAIIVVVGGAGVANYMYANVNERRREIGTLMALGAESSFIIKLFLTKAALLGVVGGATGFVAGTVFAITLGPKLAGVPVFPMPMLAPIAVVIAVTIALAASYFPARRAATLDPCATLQEI, encoded by the coding sequence ATGAATTTGAAAACTCTCATTTCCCGAGAACTGCTCGAGCGTAAGACTCAGATGGTCACAATTGTCTTCGGGATATTCCTGGGCATCACAACCGTGGTAGCAATCGAAACTATTTCTCACTACTCCGAAAAGGCTGTCGCGCGTGAGCTGGATACCTTAGGTGCAAACATCTTGGTGTTACCGAAGTCCGCAACGTTGCAAGACTATTACACAGCCGACATGCAGGATGAAGTAATACCCGAGGAGTACGTGCTGCGATTGACGATGTCGGATGCACAGGGTGTGGACAATCTCTCGCCCAAACTGAGCATGCCGATTGAGTTGCAAGGGCGAAACTTCACACTGACCGGAATTCTGCCTAAGAGTGAATTTACCGCGAAAGCAGCATGGGCTGGAGCTGGAATTTTCTCACAGCACATTGGATGTGGAGCCATCGAATTGGCAGGCGAGGAAAAGGAAGAAGACAAGCAAGCTCTCGTGCGGAAACGCGTGATCGAGACGCTCGAACCCAACGAGGCGCTGGTCGGCCACGACACAGCGACGATTCTGGGCATCAGTGATGGCGATACACTCCAACTCAAAGGTGAAACATTCAACGTCATCGCCGTACTTCCAGAAACCGGCACCGTGGATGACTCGAGAATCTTTGCGCACTTGCACAAGGTTCAAGAGATGTCGGGCAAGGGAGAGGTGGTCAACTGCATTGAAATCATTGGCTGTTGCAAGGAAATCTCGGCTGGCCTCGTCGGCAAAATCAACGAGCTGCTGCCCGATGCGAAAGTGGTGACGGTTACTCAAGTTGTCGCCACGCAAGCCAAGATCAATACGATGATGGAGAGCCTGTCGCTCGCATTCCTCGCGATCATCGTGGTCGTTGGCGGAGCTGGGGTTGCCAACTACATGTACGCCAATGTCAACGAACGCCGGCGCGAGATTGGAACGCTAATGGCACTCGGAGCCGAATCGTCCTTCATCATCAAGTTGTTCCTGACCAAAGCAGCGCTGCTTGGCGTCGTCGGCGGAGCAACCGGGTTCGTAGCAGGCACGGTCTTCGCCATCACACTCGGGCCAAAGCTGGCGGGTGTCCCAGTATTCCCAATGCCAATGCTCGCTCCCATCGCGGTCGTGATCGCCGTGACCATCGCACTCGCTGCCAGCTACTTCCCCGCGCGGAGGGCCGCGACTCTCGATCCCTGTGCTACGTTGCAAGAGATCTAA
- a CDS encoding ABC transporter ATP-binding protein codes for MLTMNNVSKRYTHRRSDVYALHDANVEIGTGEFLSIVGPSGSGKSTLLLMLGGMLSPTSGQVTLHGTSLYDLSPNERAKMRKQHVGFVFQGFNLVPYLTALENVMIPLFLTNAAQETQESRATELLQRVGLGDRLDHKPAELSIGQQQRVALARMLANDPQLILADEPTGNLDPETSSIVLAFFEQFISEGRTIVMVTHDPRAAERARRKLRIDGGRIIEDAGIKARIVA; via the coding sequence ATGTTGACGATGAACAACGTTTCCAAACGCTACACGCATCGACGCAGTGACGTCTATGCACTTCACGATGCGAATGTGGAGATCGGAACCGGCGAGTTTCTCTCGATTGTCGGTCCCAGCGGCAGTGGTAAGAGTACGCTGCTTCTAATGCTCGGCGGCATGCTGTCGCCCACGTCCGGCCAAGTCACCCTCCACGGAACTTCTCTCTACGATTTGTCGCCAAACGAACGCGCCAAAATGCGTAAGCAGCATGTCGGTTTCGTGTTTCAAGGCTTCAATCTTGTACCGTATCTGACCGCACTTGAGAACGTGATGATTCCTCTGTTTCTAACAAACGCGGCTCAAGAGACGCAGGAATCACGAGCCACTGAACTGCTCCAGCGTGTTGGCTTAGGTGACCGACTCGACCACAAGCCTGCCGAGCTAAGCATCGGGCAGCAGCAACGTGTTGCTTTGGCAAGAATGCTGGCCAACGACCCTCAACTGATCCTCGCCGACGAACCGACGGGGAACCTGGACCCCGAAACAAGCTCTATTGTGCTGGCCTTCTTTGAGCAATTCATCAGTGAAGGCCGCACGATTGTGATGGTGACTCACGATCCGCGAGCCGCCGAGCGGGCTCGTCGCAAACTGCGGATTGACGGGGGACGCATCATCGAGGATGCCGGCATCAAAGCAAGGATCGTTGCGTAA
- a CDS encoding ArsR/SmtB family transcription factor: MAKMTKSLVDIDIMFRAFADPTRLRVLHLLHLHKELCVCDLVSVLGLPQPLVSRHLAYLKRAGLLQDRREGKWKHYSLTSADGNFHSNLLCCVSKCFADVPEFIEDAKRAAKALDAEGCCDETANTKTRAVKAK; the protein is encoded by the coding sequence ATGGCTAAAATGACCAAGAGCCTCGTTGATATTGACATAATGTTTCGGGCCTTCGCTGATCCAACTCGTTTGCGGGTGCTGCACCTACTGCACCTCCACAAGGAACTGTGCGTCTGTGATCTGGTGTCCGTGCTGGGGCTCCCTCAGCCGCTGGTATCAAGACACTTGGCTTACCTAAAGCGAGCAGGCTTGCTGCAGGACAGGCGCGAGGGCAAATGGAAGCATTACTCGTTGACCAGCGCGGACGGTAATTTTCACAGTAATCTTTTGTGCTGCGTATCGAAGTGTTTTGCCGACGTTCCGGAGTTCATTGAAGATGCGAAACGAGCCGCGAAAGCGCTGGACGCCGAGGGATGCTGCGATGAAACCGCCAACACGAAAACGCGTGCGGTAAAGGCGAAGTAG
- a CDS encoding protein-tyrosine-phosphatase, with the protein MTLNNTDAASTAFYPGLMRYLTDAVTRFDSIPEDRKSDLAEVSDYIRERLSKSEPARLTFICTHNSRRSHLSQIWAQVAVDYYGLNGVETFSGGTEATAFNPRAVVAMQRCGLKIVADDPAATNPRYSVYTSDSAIAQVCFSKVFSDPPNPSKGYCAVMTCSQADDACPLVMGCDLRIPIRYEDPKVADDTEFEAERYDERSAQICSEMLYMMSLV; encoded by the coding sequence ATGACATTGAACAATACTGACGCTGCATCGACTGCATTTTACCCGGGGCTGATGCGTTACCTAACGGACGCAGTAACACGTTTCGATTCAATCCCTGAGGATCGCAAGAGCGATCTCGCTGAAGTTTCCGACTACATTCGCGAACGCTTGTCGAAATCCGAGCCAGCAAGACTTACGTTTATCTGCACACACAATTCGCGACGTAGCCACCTCTCACAGATCTGGGCACAAGTCGCTGTAGATTACTACGGCTTAAATGGCGTTGAGACCTTTTCAGGTGGTACCGAGGCAACGGCTTTCAATCCCCGCGCAGTCGTTGCCATGCAGCGATGTGGACTGAAGATCGTTGCCGACGATCCCGCTGCGACCAATCCACGCTACAGTGTCTATACCTCCGACTCGGCCATTGCACAGGTATGCTTCTCAAAGGTCTTCAGCGATCCCCCGAATCCTAGCAAAGGATACTGTGCGGTGATGACGTGTTCACAAGCCGACGACGCCTGTCCGCTGGTAATGGGCTGCGATCTCCGCATACCGATTCGATACGAAGATCCGAAAGTTGCTGACGACACAGAGTTCGAAGCCGAGCGATACGACGAGCGTTCGGCGCAGATCTGTAGCGAAATGCTTTACATGATGTCCCTCGTTTAG
- a CDS encoding sugar O-acetyltransferase translates to MTSERDKMLAGELYDPNDSQLAEERMIARERCYALNHGPPREQALRRGILTELFGSGGDTVWLEPPFRCDYGINIHLGEKVYFNFDCVILDVCEVRIGNNVFIAPGVHIYTATHPLNAEQRRTQEFGKPVTIGNDVWIGGKAVICPGVTIGDRSVIGAGSIVTKDVPPDVMVAGNPAKVIRGHV, encoded by the coding sequence ATGACAAGTGAACGTGACAAAATGCTGGCTGGCGAGCTTTACGATCCGAATGACTCGCAGTTGGCCGAGGAGCGAATGATTGCGCGTGAACGATGTTACGCACTCAACCATGGCCCGCCTCGTGAACAAGCACTTCGGCGCGGCATTCTGACCGAACTGTTCGGCAGCGGTGGAGATACGGTTTGGCTGGAGCCACCTTTTCGCTGCGACTACGGGATCAACATCCATCTCGGCGAGAAGGTCTACTTCAATTTCGATTGCGTGATCTTGGACGTCTGTGAAGTCCGGATCGGCAACAACGTCTTCATCGCTCCCGGCGTTCACATTTATACCGCCACGCATCCCCTGAACGCGGAGCAGCGCCGAACTCAAGAATTCGGCAAGCCGGTCACGATCGGCAACGATGTTTGGATCGGCGGTAAGGCAGTCATCTGCCCAGGCGTGACGATCGGCGACCGCAGCGTCATCGGTGCTGGCAGTATCGTGACGAAGGACGTGCCACCCGACGTTATGGTGGCGGGCAATCCGGCGAAGGTGATTCGCGGTCACGTGTGA
- a CDS encoding HEAT repeat domain-containing protein — protein MDERYDIIRAVRDKQFRYIRNYEPFKPYYQYMNTPEKGATMKELRRVFAEGNLSEAAALFMADHKPAEELYDLESDPHEINNLAADESYQETLERMRDVHLDWVVQTRDIGLIPESEIQRREKADGARYNILLNADPQLIERIRNVASLAIGGTENLAQLVAALDDEESVVRYWGAIGIGNLSEVASSAKPKLISAIQDEATCVRIAAARALLKLQSPELALPLLKQELASEHEWGRLRAAIVLGEAGELARPLIPEMKACLKDQPNKYITRVANRTLNVLLGTANVVN, from the coding sequence ATGGACGAACGTTACGACATCATTCGTGCCGTTCGTGACAAGCAATTTCGCTACATTCGCAACTACGAACCATTCAAACCGTACTATCAATACATGAACACGCCCGAAAAAGGCGCGACGATGAAAGAACTGCGTCGTGTCTTTGCGGAAGGCAATCTGTCTGAGGCGGCCGCATTGTTCATGGCGGATCATAAGCCAGCGGAGGAGTTGTACGATCTCGAATCGGATCCCCATGAAATCAACAACCTTGCAGCAGACGAATCCTACCAGGAAACCCTCGAACGAATGCGTGATGTGCATTTGGATTGGGTTGTGCAGACCCGCGATATTGGCTTGATTCCCGAATCCGAAATCCAGCGTCGCGAGAAGGCGGACGGCGCTCGCTACAACATTTTGCTGAATGCCGATCCTCAACTGATCGAACGCATCCGCAATGTTGCTAGCCTAGCGATTGGTGGAACCGAGAACCTCGCTCAACTTGTCGCCGCTCTTGACGATGAAGAATCCGTTGTTCGCTATTGGGGAGCAATCGGAATCGGAAATTTGTCCGAGGTCGCCTCGTCAGCGAAGCCGAAACTCATTTCAGCGATTCAGGACGAAGCGACTTGCGTTCGAATCGCGGCAGCTCGTGCCTTGCTAAAGTTGCAGTCTCCGGAGCTGGCCTTGCCCTTATTAAAACAAGAGCTGGCCAGCGAACATGAATGGGGGCGACTGCGAGCGGCGATCGTCTTGGGCGAAGCAGGTGAGCTGGCCCGGCCATTGATTCCCGAAATGAAAGCCTGCTTGAAAGACCAACCCAATAAATACATCACTCGGGTCGCTAATCGAACTTTGAATGTGCTGTTGGGGACCGCTAACGTAGTCAACTGA